CTTGTATAAACTGGTGGTGATAATAAATTGTCTTGAAAAGAATCTGTTAACGCAGATTGTTCATCGCCAATTACGCCTGGAATTAAACGCACCACAGCATCTACCAAAACAGCTGCAGCCAATTCGCCTCCTGTTAACACATAATCGCCAATTGAAATTTCTTTGGTAATAAATAAATCACGAATTCGTTGATCTACACCTTTATAATGACCCGTTAAAATCAATATATTTTCTTTTAAAGAAAGTGTATTTGCTGTAGTTTGATTTAGTGTTTTTGCATCTGGAGTCATGTAAATTACTTCATCGTACTTTCTTTCAGCTTGCAATTTTTTAATACAATTTGCAATGGGTTCTATCATCATCACCATACCTGCACCACCACCAAATTGCGTGTCGTCAATTTGTTTGTAATTGCCCAAACCATATGTACGTAAATCGTGAATTATAATTTCTGCCAAACCTTTTTCTTTTGCACGCTTTACAATAGAGTGGTTAAATGGACTTTCTAATAAATTAGGAGCTACTGAAATAATGTCTATTCGCATGTTGCAAATGTAAGTTTTTTGAATGTTTTGAAAAGACTTTTTTAGAAATGTGTAAATCTAATACTATCTTGAATTCTATTTGTTAAATAGGTATGTTGGCAGTAGTTTTTATTCCGCTAAAACCTCAATTACTTCAGCTTCTCCGATTTTTCTTGGTCCTTCGTGAAACCACCAAGTTCTTCCTTTTTTTTAGTAACTCCTCAATATTCTGATGTCTTAAAAACATAATTTTTACGTTTTCAGTTTCTCCTCGATAAATTCTGTCTTTTTCAAAGTCAATTTGTCCAATATAGGTTGTCGGAAAGTCATTCGAGTTTGGCAAATATTCATAACGTGGTTTGGGCGATAACCTGTTCCGATTCCAGTTTCACGCCCTCCATTTTCGGTTGAGTATAAAGTCAGTTTAGCTTTTGTGTTTATTATGTCGGAATTCATTAATTCAATTTAGCTTTTATTCATTTTCTTCATAAAGTATGGTTTTGTTAGATTTCTGAATAACATATACACAACAATAATAGCTATAACAATAATAGTTCCGCTTATACTTGTTTTTTCATCAGGAATTCCACCTAAAAGATAGAGTAACGTTCTAATTCCAACCAAAATGGAAAGTATTATCATAATACCGTAAATGAAATTGATAGTTTTCCATAGATATTCAAATAATATTTCTTTGTCGTATTTGTCCAAATTCTACTCGTTTCTCAAATTACTGCCAACGTGTTTGTACAAGATTAGTTGCGATGTAAAGCAATAAAGTTTCTAAATAAAACAAATAATCAAGAAAGTCCACGAGAACTTTCGTTAGTAAGTACAAACAAAGCAATTAATTTTGTATGTTGTTGGGCTTTCGTTTTTTATTTATTCCATAACATTATTTATTCCTATAATTTGCTTTGTTAAATTTTTAAGTTTTGTAAATATATTACATGAGTTTTAGGACAAGGTTAATTATTATTTCTTAATTAATTTACCCTTTTGATTTTTGTCTCCAATTATAAGATTATATAAATAGATGCCACTATTTAAATGCTCAAGGTTTAGCTTTTTATTTTCATTAATTTTTTTAGAAATAATTTTACGACCTTGAGAATCAAACAACTCAAAAGTAATTATTTTAGAGTAATCTGTAAGATTAAATTTTAGTTCATTTATAATAGGATTTGGGTATAATGTTATCTTTAGAGGTTTTGTATTTTTAATACTAAGTATATTTTCTTCAGAGTAATAATAAATTTTCTTCTCTTTATTTATCCAGTTATTATTTGTGTCATCCCAATAATAACGTATATATTCAAGAGGTTTATTGTTTAATTCATCAGTTCTTAGATAACTATATGGTAAAAATAAATCAGAAAGATTATATGATAAATCATAATGGTAGGTATATCTTATACTATAAGTATTAGTCGAATCACTTGGAAATTTAGAAGAACGTTTATATTCAATAAGGTTTCCATTACTGTCATAAATGTAGTCATCAAATTGATTACCATATTCAATTCCATTATCTGTTACTTGATAAATTGTACTTGTATTTTTTTGAATTAGATATCCTTCTGAATTATAAGTGTATTCATATTGTCTACTAATCTCCCATATATTGTCTGTTGAATTCCATTTATAAATAATATCTGATAATTCGTTTCCTAATGAATCATATGTATATTCTGTTTTTAAATTATTTTCCCACTCATTGGTGTCTTCATTTAGACGTGGAGCTAATCTTAAAATCAAGTTTTCATTTAAATCATAGTCGTAACTATATTTATAACTTAATTTCCAAATATTCAAGTCCTTTTCCCATGAATAGCCAGTGGTTAGTATTAAATTTCCTTTTGAATTATAAGTTCTTTCACTTTTTTCATCTAAAACCAAACTATTGGCAGAATCATGCCAACTTGAACTATAAGTTTCAGTTATTTTGTTTTCAGTATTGTAGGTGTTTTCAGTTTTTGTGCTAGGTCTCCAATCAGTACCATTTTTTCCAAAATAAAATATACTTTGTGTTCTATTGCGATTTACATCATAAATATACTCATATCTATAATCATTAAACCATCTAGAAGATCCCCACTCATAAACAGAGGCAGTTAACATATCTCCATTAAAATTGTAGGTGTACTCTACTTTATCGTCAAAATACCAATCTGTACCATTATCCCCATGAGATCTAAAGTATTGTGTTATGTTACCATTTGAATCATAAGCAAATTCCTCTTTATCGTCTAAAATCCAATTGCCAGTATTTGCATCCCAATCATATCTTATTGATTGGTTTAAATATTGTATGTTAAAATCGGTAGATTTTAAGTTTTTATTATTTGCCTTAAATTTAACTATATTCATTAAAGATTTTTTTGATTTTGTATCAATAAACCTAAATGAGTTATTTATTTGCTTTTGAGCATGGGTCTTAAGTGTTATGAATAAAATAATAAATAAAATAATCTTTTTATGTTTCATATTTTAATGTTTAGTCAACCTATTTCAGGAAAGTACATTTTTGGTATGAAGCACAACGTGTTTGTGTATGGATAGTTGCGTGTTTGCGTGCGAGGAATTTCCGAAGGAAATTCAGAAGTAGCAAACGTGCAACGACCTTTTGATTAAGCCAATATAAGCAATTATTTATACACGGTGTGTTTGTTGCACAACACTTGTTAAATATACAGAATTTTCGTATCTTATTGGATGCAAGGCACAAAAATATACCAAGAAAAACTGTTCAATAATTTTCAGTTGAGCAGTCGAGTTCCTAAGACCAATTTCTATCGTCGATTATCTGTAGTTTTAAAGTTAGATTTTTTACGGAATCAGACTAAATTGTACTATGGTAACTGCGGACAAAAAAGTATTGATCCTATCGTTTTTTTTAAACTCTGTTTAGTCGGGTATTTAGAAAACATCATAAGCGACCGTAAGTTAATCGAGCATTGTAGCATGCGTATGGATATCCTTTATTTTTTAGGCTATGACATAGATGAAGTTCTTCCTTGGCATTCTACAGTAAGTAGAACGCGTCAATTGTATCCAGAATCTGTATTTGAAACTTTATTTACTCATGTTTTTAAAATGTGTTTTGATAAGGGTATGGTTAGCGGACACACCCAAGCCATTGATTCAGCTCCTGTAAAAGCCAATGCTAGTATGGACAGTTTAGAACTTAAAGTACCTGCATCAGATTTAGAATCTCACTTAGCTTCTGTGCGTCAAATTAGCGAGCGAGATAAAGCGGTTTATCGCAAAGCAAAAGAAAACAAAGCAAGTTTAGAACAACAAACTATTACAGCCAACAAAAAACAATTAGATAGTATTACTGCAAGAAATAAGCGCTGGTCAATCACACAAGATCATCGTCCAGGGGCAGGTAATAAAGGCTCTAGATACACGAGTAATAAAACGCATTACAGTCCAACAGACCCTGATGCTCGAATCAGCGTTAAACCAGGAAAAGCTAGAAAATTAAATTACATGAGTCAGCTTAGTGTAGACACAGGACATCATGTTATTTCGGATGTTCAGGCTTACCATGCAGACCATAAAGACAGTCAATGTTTAGAAGATATTAGCGAGCGATTATCAAAACGATTAAACAGCTTTGGTTTAGTTTGGGAGAACTGTGTAGCCGACACTGGATATAGTAGTGGTGAAGTATATGCGTATTTAGAAACAAAAGGATTAAAAAGTTTTATTCCTCCACATGGCACGTACAAAGGAGGGCCAGATAATTTTAAATATTACAGCATCCCAGATTTGTATCTGTGTCCATAAGGCAAGGTTATTCCCTTTAAGAAAGTGTTTTTTGAAAGTAAGAATAACACTAAGAAAAAGGAATACAGAGCTTCGAGTAAAATCTGTATAGACTGCCCATTAAAAGGGAGTTGTTTAGGGAAATCGAAAGAGAAAAAGTTTACAGTTACCTTTTATAGAGATGAATATGAACGCAATAATCAAAGAATAAATAGCCGACAAGGTAGGTATATGAAAGGTAAGCGGCAAAGTACTGTAGAGCCTGTTTTTGGAACACTTACACAGTTTCTAGGACTAAGGAAAATAAATACTATCGGAATCAAACAAGCTAACAAAGTAATGCACCTGTCTGCTATTGCTTATAATTTGAAGAAGTATCTAAAATTTGTCAATAAAAAGGTAAAAAGCGGGGTAAAAACCCCACGATTAACCTTTTTATATAAAAACTTCTTTATACCGTTAATTTACTCGGTTTTAAGACCACTAAAATTTAGATTTATATACTGCTAAAATTAATATTAAAAGCATAAAATCATGAGTTTTAACATTAATTACTTGTAAATTATAGGGTTGTGCAACGATTACCGGTGTTGCCATTAGTACTTTTTCTAAATGTCCATTGACAATTTCAAACTGCCACCTAATCCTTCTCTAATTATTCTCATTAAAGTCGAAAGTCTTATGTCGCTCGCATTATTTTCGATTCTTGAAATGTAGTTTTTAGTCGTTCCTACTTTTTCCGCTAATTGCTGTTGAGTTAGTTTCTGCTTTTTCCTTGCTTCTTGAATTAAAACTCCAATTCTGAAAGTCTCGAATTCTTCCTCGAATTTTTCTCGATTTTCAGTTCCTTTCTCGCCATATTTATTATCAATATGTTCTTTCCAACTTTTAGGATTTTCCTTTGTTTTCATAATATTTCTTTTTTAGCATTTCAGCTTTTTTAATTTCCTTTTTTGGTGTCTTTTGAGTTTTTTTCTGAAAACCGCTCAATAACATAATTATATTTCCTTTGTCGAAAAAGCAAAATACTCTGAAAATATTACTTCCAGTTTTTACTCTTATTTCCCAAAGTCCATCTGTTCCAGTTAAATGGTCAAAATATTGTTTGGGAACTATTTTTGTTCTTTCGATTAGTGAAATTGTCCAATCAAACTTTGTCTTAACTTTTGGTTCAAGTTTATTATAAAAGTCCCAAAAGTGATTTTCAAATGGTATTATTTCTCTTTCAAATTCAGCCAATTCTATTTGTATTTTTTAATTCTCAAACAAAGTTACCTAAAAAGATAACATTTTCCAAATTATTCAACAAATTTCATTATGAAGACGAGATTTTTTTGTATTAATGGCAACGTGTTTGTATATGGTTTGTTGCGTGGTTTAAGCACCTAATTTAGCAAATAAAAACCGAATAGAAAATCCGCAAGGATTTTCGTAAGTAGGCTAGAACTAGCAATAAATTATATACGGTGTGTTTGTTGCACAACACTTGTTAAATATACAGAATTTTCGTATCTTATTGGATGCAAGGCACAAAAATATACCAAGAAAAACTGTTCAATAATTTTCAGTTGAGCAGTCGAGTTCCTAAGACCAATTTCTATCGTCGATTATCTGTAGTTTTAAAGTTAGATTTTTTACGGAATCAGACTAAATTGTACTATGGTAACTGCGGACAAAAAAGTATTGATCCTATCGTTTTTTTTAAACTCTGTTTAGTCGGGTATTTAGAAAACATCATAAGCGACCGTAAGTTAATCGAGCATTGTAGCATGCGTATGGATATCCTTTATTTTTTAGGCTATGACATAGATGAAGTTCTTCCTTGGCATTCTACAGTAAGTAGAACGCGTCAATTGTATCCAGAATCTGTATTTGAAACTTTATTTACTCATGTTTTTAAAATGTGTTTTGATAAGGGTATGGTTAGCGGACACACCCAAGCCATTGATTCAGCTCCTGTAAAAGCCAATGCTAGTATGGACAGTTTAGAACTTAAAGTACCTGCATCAGATTTAGAATCTCACTTAGCTTCTGTGCGTCAAATTAGCGAGCGAGATAAAGCGGTTTATCGCAAAGCAAAAGAAAACAAAGCAAGTTTAGAACAACAAACTATTACAGCCAACAAAAAACAATTAGATAGTATTACTGCAAGAAATAAGCGCTGGTCAATCACACAAGATCATCGTCCAGGGGCAGGTAATAAAGGCTCTAGATACACGAGTAATAAAACGCATTACAGTCCAACAGACCCTGATGCTCGAATCAGCGTTAAACCAGGAAAAGCTAGAAAATTAAATTACATGAGTCAGCTTAGTGTAGACACAGGACATCATGTTATTTCGGATGTTCAGGCTTACCATGCAGACCATAAAGACAGTCAATGTTTAGAAGATATTAGCGAGCGATTATCAAAACGATTAAACAGCTTTGGTTTAGTTTGGGAGAACTGTGTAGCCGACACTGGATATAGTAGTGGTGAAGTATATGCGTATTTAGAAACAAAAGGATTAAAAAGTTTTATTCCTCCACATGGCACGTACAAAGGAGGGCCAGATAATTTTAAATATTACAGCATCCCAGATTTGTATCTGTGTCCATAAGGCAAGGTTATTCCCTTTAAGAAAGTGTTTTTTGAAAGTAAGAATAACACTAAGAAAAAGGAATACAGAGCTTCGAGTAAAATCTGTATAGACTGCCCATTAAAAGGGAGTTGTTTAGGGAAATCGAAAGAGAAAAAGTTTACAGTTACCTTTTATAGAGATGAATATGAACGCAATAATCAAAGAATAAATAGCCGACAAGGTAGGTATATGAAAGGTAAGCGGCAAAGTACTGTAGAGCCTGTTTTTGGAACACTTACACAGTTTCTAGGACTAAGGAAAATAAATACTATCGGAATCAAACAAGCTAACAAAGTAATGCACCTGTCTGCTATTGCTTATAATTTGAAGAAGTATCTAAAATTTGTCAATAAAAAGGTAAAAAGCGGGGTAAAAACCCCACGATTAACCTTTTTATATAAAAACTTCTTTATACCGTTAATTTACTCGGTTTTAAGACCACTAAAATTTAGATTTATATACTGCTAAAATTAATATTAAAAGCATAAAATCATGAGTTTTAACATTAATTACTTGTAAATTATAGGGTTGTGCAACGATTACCGGTGTTACCTCTAGTTATTGATTTTCAGTTCCAGTTTTTTGTCCGTAATTAAATTCCGTTTGAGTAAATTCCGATTACGTTTTTCCGTAAAGTTTTTCAATTCCGATTTATTGAGCAATTCCGAAAGTGGCTGAATTCACGAGCAATTCAGTTTCCGCAAACTTGCTAAATTCCGACTGAGTGAAATTCCGATTGTGAGTAAGCAATTCCACAATATTCAATTCAGATTCTGAGTGAGAAATTCCAGCGTTGTGCTTTTCAGTCCAACGTTTTAAAATTCAGATTTCGAGTTAGATTTCCAGCGTTTAGTTTGGCTTTAATTCCGCATTTTTAAATTCAGATTATGTTCAGATTTGAGTGCGTGCGTAATTAGAGGTAACGAGTACCTATATGAAATGTAGCGTTTTTAAAGCTATTATTTTATAGATATTCTATTAGTTCTTAAAAATACTTTAATTTTTTTAATAATAACTAAAGTAGCTATTTTTTATATGGGTTGTTGTGTTTAGTATTTTCCATAATCCATCATATAAATAGTTTCGAGGATCTTCTAAAAGATATCATCACTGACAACCTTTCCAAAAATTCACCTGAAAATACGGAGTCTCGAAGACGCTACAATAGAACGCTTTTCAATGCAGTTTTTCACTTAAATATGTTTTATATGCGTTTTATATGGAACGTCTTTAAGTGAAAGAATTATCAAGTCTCGCTCAAAGAGAAGTCACGTAATACTTGACTTTGTCAATTATTTTCAGTATCTTCAAACTGTATAACGTTTTAACGTTTTGAGAGTGAACTCTCAACGATTTCAATCGTAAAGTTTGAGATCTAAAATATTTCAAAGTTATACCGTAAAACTTCTCACTAGATACGCTTGAAAATTCGAGAAAGTGTATTGAAAATTCCGAAAGTCTATCGATATTAAATACAACTCGTTATATAATAACTTTTATTACGCATATCCCGTAAAATTCACGTGATATGGTACTTTTTATGTTACTGTTATTCTGTAAAGATAATTTATTTATTGTAAAATCTGAAAGGCTTTTTTTTAGGTAAACCTTACTTGAAATTTTTGTGATTTATAGATATGTTGGTTTTTATTCTGATTAATATTTTTTTTTAAATAAAGAAAAAAGTTCAAATTATGCAAGTGAGGTTTATATTCAACTAGTTAACATAAAGCGTAAACGGAATTCTGTAACTTATATTCACAATTTTTCCATTTTGCATTGCAGAAGATTTCATGTTTGGTATTAAACTCATTACCCTTTTTGTTTCAGCTTCAATTTGTGGGCTTGGTTTGCTAAGTTTGGTTGTAATTTTGGTAATATTCCCTTCTTTATCAATCTTAAAATTAATTAATATGCTAAGTTTACCTGCAGATAAACCAAGTCTGTTTGGTAAATCTGCATCAAATTTTTTAGCATAATGCATTTGAATATTTTTACTAAAACATCTTTTTGCGTCTTGAATATCTTTAGAGTTTTCACAGCCCACATAAATAGGGATTCTCTCATAACCAACTATGCTACTTGTATTTATGGTGTTTTTTGAATCTTCAAAAGATAAAATTTGAATTAAATAGTTATTAAAATCGCTTTTGTCTGCAAAATTTAAATTCACAATAGGATATTCTTTAAATTCAGTAATAATTTTTTCGTTTAAAGCTGTAGATCTTGCGTTTGTTTTTATATTGAAAGGTTTGTTTTTTTTATCTAATTCAAAAGAAATTGTTAATCGGTTATGAAACCTATTTAGATTCGATTTTTCAAGTAAATCTTCGCTCAGTTTTTCTTTAAAAAAGAGAGATAATTGATTTTCTGGATTTGGTTTTGTGAAGTTAGAAAATTCTTGTCTTGAATCTTTATAAACAGTTTCTTCGCCTTCTTTATAGTAAATTGTAAAGCTATGTAAAGGATTGTGAGTTTGTCCGAAAAAAGTAGATGGATTTTTAATTTTAGGAAAAGAGTTT
The DNA window shown above is from Polaribacter sp. Hel_I_88 and carries:
- the trmD gene encoding tRNA (guanosine(37)-N1)-methyltransferase TrmD, whose amino-acid sequence is MRIDIISVAPNLLESPFNHSIVKRAKEKGLAEIIIHDLRTYGLGNYKQIDDTQFGGGAGMVMMIEPIANCIKKLQAERKYDEVIYMTPDAKTLNQTTANTLSLKENILILTGHYKGVDQRIRDLFITKEISIGDYVLTGGELAAAVLVDAVVRLIPGVIGDEQSALTDSFQDNLLSPPVYTRPADFEGSKVPEILLSGNFPKIEDWRSEQAYKRTEQIRPDLLED
- a CDS encoding T9SS type A sorting domain-containing protein — its product is MNIVKFKANNKNLKSTDFNIQYLNQSIRYDWDANTGNWILDDKEEFAYDSNGNITQYFRSHGDNGTDWYFDDKVEYTYNFNGDMLTASVYEWGSSRWFNDYRYEYIYDVNRNRTQSIFYFGKNGTDWRPSTKTENTYNTENKITETYSSSWHDSANSLVLDEKSERTYNSKGNLILTTGYSWEKDLNIWKLSYKYSYDYDLNENLILRLAPRLNEDTNEWENNLKTEYTYDSLGNELSDIIYKWNSTDNIWEISRQYEYTYNSEGYLIQKNTSTIYQVTDNGIEYGNQFDDYIYDSNGNLIEYKRSSKFPSDSTNTYSIRYTYHYDLSYNLSDLFLPYSYLRTDELNNKPLEYIRYYWDDTNNNWINKEKKIYYYSEENILSIKNTKPLKITLYPNPIINELKFNLTDYSKIITFELFDSQGRKIISKKINENKKLNLEHLNSGIYLYNLIIGDKNQKGKLIKK
- a CDS encoding transposase — protein: MQGTKIYQEKLFNNFQLSSRVPKTNFYRRLSVVLKLDFLRNQTKLYYGNCGQKSIDPIVFFKLCLVGYLENIISDRKLIEHCSMRMDILYFLGYDIDEVLPWHSTVSRTRQLYPESVFETLFTHVFKMCFDKGMVSGHTQAIDSAPVKANASMDSLELKVPASDLESHLASVRQISERDKAVYRKAKENKASLEQQTITANKKQLDSITARNKRWSITQDHRPGAGNKGSRYTSNKTHYSPTDPDARISVKPGKARKLNYMSQLSVDTGHHVISDVQAYHADHKDSQCLEDISERLSKRLNSFGLVWENCVADTGYSSGEVYAYLETKGLKSFIPPHGTYKGGPDNFKYYSIPDLYLCP
- a CDS encoding transposase; protein product: MFFESKNNTKKKEYRASSKICIDCPLKGSCLGKSKEKKFTVTFYRDEYERNNQRINSRQGRYMKGKRQSTVEPVFGTLTQFLGLRKINTIGIKQANKVMHLSAIAYNLKKYLKFVNKKVKSGVKTPRLTFLYKNFFIPLIYSVLRPLKFRFIYC
- a CDS encoding helix-turn-helix domain-containing protein, whose translation is MKTKENPKSWKEHIDNKYGEKGTENREKFEEEFETFRIGVLIQEARKKQKLTQQQLAEKVGTTKNYISRIENNASDIRLSTLMRIIREGLGGSLKLSMDI
- a CDS encoding type II toxin-antitoxin system RelE/ParE family toxin, which translates into the protein MAEFEREIIPFENHFWDFYNKLEPKVKTKFDWTISLIERTKIVPKQYFDHLTGTDGLWEIRVKTGSNIFRVFCFFDKGNIIMLLSGFQKKTQKTPKKEIKKAEMLKKKYYENKGKS